In Streptomyces sp. NBC_00704, a genomic segment contains:
- a CDS encoding VOC family protein, producing MNQQSTSAHGARGAVSTHSVFGAPCWVSLTSRDLEATQDFYQAVLGWKWLRGALGDHFRTALVGGVPVAGIAAVASMWQMAVAWTPYFAVPAADEAASRTRERGGTVAVGPISLPPGRAALLADRDGATFGIWEGELLGNWEAWRQAAPAFVRLHTRDAFDSAIFYGEILDWATDRPGACEVHYEGGEVVLRSRGDVVARIVSGALEAAPDPTIRPHWQVHFAVADVTACVRAAEKHGGSVLAEGAREAVLRDPDGAQFTVTSHRER from the coding sequence ATGAACCAGCAATCGACATCCGCCCACGGCGCCCGGGGAGCGGTCTCCACGCACTCCGTCTTCGGCGCTCCCTGCTGGGTGAGCCTGACCAGCCGGGATCTCGAGGCCACGCAGGACTTCTACCAGGCGGTGCTGGGCTGGAAGTGGCTCAGGGGCGCGCTCGGCGACCACTTCCGCACGGCCCTGGTGGGCGGTGTGCCGGTCGCGGGGATCGCCGCCGTGGCCTCGATGTGGCAGATGGCGGTCGCCTGGACGCCGTACTTCGCGGTGCCCGCCGCGGACGAGGCGGCGTCCCGTACGCGGGAGCGCGGCGGCACCGTGGCCGTGGGCCCCATCTCCCTGCCGCCGGGCCGGGCGGCCCTGCTGGCCGACCGGGACGGCGCGACCTTCGGGATCTGGGAGGGCGAGCTGCTGGGCAACTGGGAGGCCTGGCGGCAGGCGGCGCCCGCGTTCGTCAGGCTGCACACCCGCGACGCCTTCGACTCGGCGATCTTCTACGGCGAGATCCTCGACTGGGCGACCGACCGTCCCGGGGCCTGCGAGGTCCACTACGAGGGCGGCGAGGTCGTGCTGCGCAGCAGGGGCGACGTGGTGGCCCGGATCGTGTCGGGCGCGCTGGAAGCCGCGCCCGACCCGACGATCCGGCCGCACTGGCAGGTCCACTTCGCCGTGGCGGACGTCACCGCGTGTGTGCGTGCGGCGGAGAAGCACGGTGGCAGCGTGCTCGCGGAGGGCGCCCGGGAGGCGGTGCTGCGGGACCCGGACGGCGCCCAGTTCACGGTGACGTCGCACCGGGAGCGCTGA